The Flavobacteriales bacterium genome segment TCTGCGGACAGACACAGAGCAGAAAGCCCAGGATCTGTGCGATCAGATACGGACGCGCTTTGATTCACTTAGGCCGAAGAGCAGAAAAGAAGTGCTTTACCTCATCTGGAAAGACCCGTACATGAGCATCGGGCACGATACCTTCATCCATGATATGCTCGATCGCTGTGGATTTGATTCAGTGACTGGTCACTTGACCCGATATCCCGAAGTGAGATCCAGCGAATTCGATCCAGAGATCATCCTTCTCTCTTCTGAACCCTTTCCGTTCAAGGAAAAACACATCAATGAAATCAAAGAAGCTTGGCCACAGGCCGAGGTCGAACTGGTGGATGGAGAGTATTTCTCTTGGTATGGATCCATGATGCTGGGCGCGGTGGAGTATTTTGAATCACTCCTAGATGAGTAGTTCAATCCTCTTGAGCCTCTTCTTCTAAAAAGACAAACACATCTTCATTGTCCCGCTTCATGTAGTGCTGCTCGCGGGCAAACTTCTCCAAT includes the following:
- a CDS encoding ABC transporter substrate-binding protein, with product MRIISTVPSLTELLSYLGLDDAIIGITKFCIHPEHIYRSKERIGGTKTLNVDRIIELAPDLIIANKEENEKSQIEALQAHCDVVLTDISDLDTALDAILSIGLRTDTEQKAQDLCDQIRTRFDSLRPKSRKEVLYLIWKDPYMSIGHDTFIHDMLDRCGFDSVTGHLTRYPEVRSSEFDPEIILLSSEPFPFKEKHINEIKEAWPQAEVELVDGEYFSWYGSMMLGAVEYFESLLDE